GCTCTCCTTTGGGCCCGAGGAGAACTTCTGGGAGATGGGGGATACTGGGCCTTGTGGGCCCTGCACTGAGATACACTATGACCTGGCCGGTGGGGCAGGGGCCCCCCAGCTGGTAGAGCTTTGGAATCTGGTCTTCATGCAACACAACAGGTAATGGGTTGCTAGAGGAGGAGGGAAATCCCTGcctaaaagtgaaaaagttggcagtCAGGAGACTTTGATCCATTTGTTATGACAGCATTTGCAATGTGGCAGGCATATttctgggggctttcctggtggctcagattgtaaagaatctacctatagtgcaggagacctgggttcattccctgggtcaggaagatcccctggagaagggaatggctaccccctccagtattcttgcctgaagaattccatggacagaggagcctggtgggctacaaagagtcagacatgactgagcaactaacactttcaggcaTATTTGTAAACACTTTTCGGATAGTAACCAATTTAGTCCTCTTCCTTGCCCGTGACATTGCAACTAGACACTGTGGGTCTTTGGACTCTGCTCTCTTATCACAAGATGGAGTTGAATTTGATAATCTCTTAAGGTTTTCTACCAGCCTTGACGTGCCTCTTTATAAAGCAAAGAACTGTGTCCCAGAAAGTGGAGGTCTGGGTCCAGGCGAGGGCCCAATCACCTTTTATGAGAAAGGAGAGGACCCAAGGCTATCATCGTCCTCTTTGGGGGATGAGGGGGGTGAGATGATACTGCCCACTGGTTCCTCTCACTGTCGGCCCCCCGAATCCCTTCCTCATCCCTTTATGCCACTTGAGCATCATACCTGCAATCCTGTGGGGGGCCTCACCTGGCACCCCTTTCCCGTACACCTGACCAGAGAGGCAGACGGAAGcctgcagcccctgccccagcGGCACGTGGACACAGGAATGGGCCTAGAAAGGCTGGTGGCCGTGCTGCAAGGCAGGCTCTCCACCTATGACACCGACCTGTTTTCCCCGCTGCTCGACGCCATACACCAGGTAAGCCCGCCTCTTCCCTTCCATAAGCCACTCTGACCTGCGGCTCACCACCACTGCTTTCTCCCTTTGTTGAGAACTCAAGGGTATTCCCGCCTGCAGGGACAGTGAGCAGCCGAGAATGCGATAGTGTCAGACGTGAGGCTCCAGTTCACGTTTACAGCCTGATACTGCCCCTCACTCTTTCCTCAGTAGTTGCGAGGCACGtacttagctgtggcacatgagatctgagttccccaaccagggatcgaacccaggcccctgtattgaccagggaagtccctgatcacCACTTTTAAAAGACATTCCTGTTGCTGTGCGGAGGATGCACTGGAGGGCAACTGGAGTAGCAGCTGAGAAATTGGGAGGCTGTTTCATAGTTCAGATAAGGTGTGGCTTAGGCTGGTAGcagaggaagtggagaaaagtAGATGGATTTGAAAGATCTCTGGAAGTAGATGCAAAAGCCCCTACTGATGGATTAGATGCAGAGAGCAGAGCCAAGTCAAGGCTGGCCCCCAGGTTCTTGACTAATGTGAATGGCAGGGCCAGCAGCCGTGTCTCATCTCCTGCTTCCAGGGTTGCGGGGCACCCCCTTACTCAGGCCGCATTGGGGCAGCAGATGAGGGGCGCACAGACACAGCATACCGCGTGGTGGCTGATCACATCCGCACACTCAGTGTCTGCATCGCTGACGGCGTCTCCCCTGGGATGTCAGGCGCCCCGTGAGTCTGGAAGGGCTACAGTGAAGGGCAGGCtgcaggggagaggagggaggggatggagagGCGAGTGGGGTTGAGATGGCAGGCGGAGGAGGAAGGGAGCATACACTCTGCGTTttgccctcccttctcccctccctgctgACCCAGGGCTGCTGGGGGCTCGTATCTGGGCTCTGACCCCCTCTAGGCTGGTACTTCGTCGGATCCTCCGTCGAGCTGTGCGGTTCTCTACTGAGGTGTTGCGGGCACCACCTGGCTTCCTGGGCAGCCTGGTGCCTGTAGTGGTGGAGACACTGGTAAGGGCAGAATTTCATCGCCTCCCTGGGCCTCCCAGGGGACTCAGAGAGCCTGTCACTGAACCCAAACAGTGACCCTGCCCCGGTTCCCCACCCTAAGTGTCTAACCCAGAGTCTTCTCAGCGGGCTTACAGAAAGCAGGGAGCCTCCTTGCTCAGGCTGCTGAGCCTTTGACCTCGGGACCCCTTCTGCCTGTATCATGCCCGCCCCTCCCTAAAGAAGCTGATTCCCCATTTGGACCCTCTGCCATCCATCTGCCTCTCTGAGCCCCCAAGGCAGGCGTCCCCAGGGAGGGCCAGGTGGAGGTGCAGAGTGTGCTCTTGCCTCTGACACCGCCTTGGGCCTCTGCACTGTCCCCAGGGAGATGCTTACCCAGAATTGCGGAGGAGCTCAGCCCAGGTACTGGACTCGGGTAGGCGAGGGAGGGGCTGACAAGAGTGGTGGGGAGAGGCTCTCCCTCTCAGAAGGCCCggctccagccctgccctgcccctgttCAGATAGCCAGCCTGGTGTCGGAGGATGAGGCAGCCTTCCTGGCCTCACTGCAGCGTGGTCGGCGGGTCATCGAGCGGACCCTGAAGCGCCTGGGGCCTTCTGATGTGTTCCCAGGTAAGCAGGATGCTTGGCCGCGGTGTGAGGGCCCCACTTAGGTGAGCCAAGCCCAGGCCTTACATCCCGGCCCGACGTCTCTCTCCCCTGCTGTCTCCACCACGCCCTGCTTCTCCTCACTTCTCTATTGCCCAAGCTGGCCCCGCCTCTGATCTCTACTTTCCAAGGCTGGCTGCAGGCTGAGAATGAACTGCCCTCCTCTGAAATGACATTTGCCAAGGGAGGACCCTGGGCTACCCCCAGCTCCTGCTTTGGAGCCTGAAGGTGACCCTTTTCTGGGGTCTGCCCAGCGCAGGGAGAGGACCCATGTGCTTGGCGTCCGGTGGCTTCTGTGGTCAGAAAAGCCCTGGCCCGTACTTCTTCCCACTCCCTCCCTCGATAGCCCTGACGCCCATCGTCTTCTTTCCTCAAAGCCGAAGTGGCCTGGTCCTTGTCACTGTCTGGGAACCTGGGGCTCCCCCTGGACCTGGTGGAGCTgatgctggaggagaagggggtgccgCTGGACACTGCCGGACTGGAGCGGCTGGCCCAGGAGGAGGCCCAGGTACTGGCTGGGCAGCCCCACCGGTTCTGTTGGGTCACAGCCCCTCCCTCAGTCCTGGGATCTTGTGGGAAGAAGGAAACGGGAGGCTGAGGTAGGGTCTGGCCCCTTGCTCAGCCCCCACCCGCAGCCCGCAGAGAGGAAGGCCAGTGCAGTGGGCCACACAGAGGAGCAGAAGGGGAGAGGCCAGCACGAGTCCTCAGAGGGGCCATCGGGGGCCGCAGTGGGTCCTGATCCTGAGACCCCTGCATGAGGGAAGGTTCACCAGCCAGCCCAGGGCCTCCAGCAGCCAGCCCAGCCCAAGGCCTTATTCCAGAGGGGATACGGGAAGCACAAGCTGTGTGGCGGAGGCAGGTCTCCACACAACCCCTCCTGCACATACGCCTGTCCCACAGCACCGGGCACTGCAGGCCGAGCCGGTTCAGGAGCAGGGACTGCGACTCAACGTCCACACCCTGGGGGAGCTGCAGCGCCGAGGGGTGCCCCCAACCAATGATAGCCCCAAGTACAGCTACTCCCTGCAACCAGGCGGCAGTTACAGTGAGAGCCTGGGCTGAGGCGGGTGGCCGCGGGCTTGCCTGACTACGATTGGGAGGACAGACCAGCCACCAGGCCTGTGCCTTCCCCGGGGGAGCCGCCAGGGGTCGCTGTGGGTCCCGGCTGGAAGTGCCCCCCTACCCCTGCCGAATGGCTTCAAGGGAGGCGCGGGCCCAAGCCCCTGCCTGGCATTGATAAGCAGTCTCGGCCCTGGCAGAGTTTGGCACCTGTGAGGCCCAGGTGCTCCAGCTGTATACAGAAGATGGGACAGCTGTGGCCTCCATAGGGGATGGCCAGCGCTGTGGCCTCCTCTTGGACAAAACCAACTTCTACGCTGAACAGGGAGGCCAGGCTTCCGACCGAGGCTACCTGGTGCTGGTGGGCCAGCAGgtgagccccccccccccaccacccgcAACGCCcgccacacagacacacacacacacactccccagtCCTCCTGAGCCAGAAGGAGAGGCGGCAGGCACTCAGTGCCTCGGCCTTGCCCTTCCCCAGGACGTGCTCTTCCCAGTGGCCCGGGCCCAGGTCTGCGGAGGCTTCATCCTGCATGAGGTGGTGGCCCCGGAGCGCCTCAGGGTGGGGGACCAGGTGCAGCTGCACGTGGATGAGGTGAGGACCCCACCCCTGCTGTTTATCCTCCGTGTCCTGcagcccctcctctctccccaccccacccgcacCCGGGGCCCTGGGTGACAGAAGTGTTTCAGGCCTGGCGTCTGAGCTGCATGGAGAAGCACACGGCCATCCACCTGCTCAACTGGGCACTGCGGCAGGTCCTGGGCCCCGGCACAGAGCAGCGAGGCTCCCATCTCAATCCCGAGCGGCTGCGCTTCGACGTGGCCACGCAGGTGAGCTGGGCACAGAGAAGCAGCCTTCACACAAGGCGACGGGCTTAGAGTCTGGTGGGGTGGGAGTTTGACCATAAGAGGGCTGGACTCCCCTCGCTCAGTCACTGGGGGACCTTGAGTCGGGGGGCTTTGCGTCAGGCCGCTCCTGCGCCAGTGAGGGTCAGGCGAGCCAGTGTCCAGAATCCTCTCGGCCTCCAGCCGCCCGGCTTCCTTGTCCCTGCTGTCACCCAGGCCGCTCTTGCTCAAGCCGAGCTGCCCTCTTCCTTATCTGTCACCCTGTCTCAGTGTCCATCTGGCTCAAATCCTGCAGGAAGTGCTCACTGAATCCCATTCCGCCTGATGACTCCCTCCTTGCTCCTGTGTCTCCCCCGTCCTGTATTTCTCTTCCCCTGGCTGCCCTCTCTCGTAAGCTCCTGAAGTACAGAGCctctgtcttctgtttctttatcaaCTTTCAGTGTCTAGTGAAAGGCCTGCTGCTTCCAATAGGCCCAGTTCCCAGGTAGCTTTCTAAGGGAAAGGACTGTCTGCTCCACAAACGTACTGAGTACGTGTTATGTGCTAGGCACCGTTCACTGTTGTGTACTAGCTTGGGGCTGGTTCAGTGAACACTGACTGCTTCTTCACGCATCACTCCCAGGCACGGGGCTGACTGCCTGTCTGTCTATTTCCCCCACAACCCCCCAGGCCCCATTGACCCCAGAGCAGCTCCGGGCAGTGGAGGTCACTGTGCAGAAGGCCGTGGGGCGGGATGAGGCTGTGTACATGGAGGAGGTGGCCCTGGCACGCACTGCCCACGTCCCCGGCCTGCGCTCCCTGGATGAGGTGAGTTGGAGGGGCCCTGTTGGTAGAGATCGTGTGagtgagccccccacccccccacagaCCTGTTAACAGACCTGTGCCTCTCACTGTCAGGTATACCCAGACCCTGTGCGGGTGGTATCCGTAGGGGTGCCCGTAGCCCATGCGCTGGACCCAGCCTCCCAAGCCGCACTGCACACCTCTGTGGAGCTATGCTGTGGGACGTGAGTCACTCCTCTCTGCCCACTCTGGCCTGGGTCCCTGGACCTCCTCCCTTCCCTCGTCCCTGGAGCCATAAGCCCCTGGTTTGGAGCTCCAGCTGCTCTTCTCTCTCGCATCATCACCCAGacctcctgctccctccctctgcccacagGCACCTGCTTCGCACAGGGGCTATAGGAGACCTGGTCATCATCGGAGAGCGCCAGCTCGTCAAGGGCATCACCCGCCTGCTGGCCGTCAATGGGGAGCAGGCCCAGCAGGTCAGCACACCAGTGGGGCCTGGGAGGCTTCTCTGGGTGTGGATGGGTCAGGGGGCACGCAGCTGATGCTCTCGGGCTGGGGAATGCCCAGCAGTAGACCCCGGATTCATACCTGTGCACTAAGCCATACCAGCTACTGCCAGCTGGCATCTGTTGTCATCATTTGATACCTTGATGAGTCTTGATTGTTAAATGTTTCTAACTTGTCCCTGCCCAGCAATAGGTCATGAACCCCTGTCTTGGGGAGAGCAGGTATGCCACACTCCCCTGACCATCCTGTGCCCTCCCTACAGGCCCGAGAGGTGGGCCAGAGGCTGGCCCAGGAGGTGGAAGCAACCGCAGCTCGGCTGAGTCAGGGCAGCCGGCATGTGGCGGAGGCACATCGGCTGTCCAAGGACATGGGGCGACTTACCGACGTGAGGGCTACCCCCACCGTGGAGCTGCCCCTTCCACCTGGCCCTgttcccctccccaaccctgccTGTCTCCCCCCAGAATCCCCAGCCCAGATATTTGTTGTTTGTCTGCAGGGGGACATGTAGGGAGTGTGACCTCTTCCCTGGCCCTGCTGGTCCCTGCCTCAGGGACCATGACTCAGTGGGGCCAGGGAGTGATATGCTGCTTCTGACCACAGGCCGTGGACACCGCCACAATGCCCCAGTGGCAGCGGCGGGAGCTTCAGGCCACACTGAAGGCGCTGCAGCGGCGTGCTAACACTGCCGTCCGGAAACTGGAAATGGGGCAGGTGAGAGGGGGTGCGGTGCACCCCACGGGGCAGATAGCAGGCACACCTGGCGAGCATCGGAGATGTCTAGCATGCACGCTGAGACACCCCCAGGCCTGGCGGGGAGTCGGGGTGGGTGGCAGTTGCTGCCTCTCCTGCCACCTGGGTGCCATCATCAGGTCATTCCCACACTTCTCTCTGCCAAACTGGGTCTCTCCCCCAACTCCCAAGCCTTTCTCAGACTCTCCCTCCAGGAAGCTGACTTGATTACGCCATTCAGCCCTAATTGCTCCTTGACTGTGGCTCCTCCTCCCTCCGCCCCCACTCGCCCATCTGTGCTGCAGCCCTAGTCCCGTCACCTTCAGCGGCCCATGTGTAGGGGCCTGGAGCTAAAacgaaagggaggagggagggaggagaggaaggacatAGAGGGGACCCAAAACAAGGCGGCCATTCTCGGCAGAACCCCTGGCACCTTTGCTGGGGGACGGAGGGCGTGGGAGGGGATTTCTGGGTTGGGGCTCAGTTCAGAAGTGGGGGCTGATTGCTTCCCAGCCCGACCCCTGCGCTGTTCTTCCTGCCTCCTAGGCTGCACAGAAGACCCAGGAGCTGCTCCAGCGGCACATGGAGGGGCCCCTGATTGTGGACACGGTTTCCACGGAGTCCCTCTCTGTAAGCGTTGGGCGTGGGGTGGGcccagggtgtggggaggggaaggtCCCAGCGGGGAGGAAGCTGGGAGCTGCGAGGTCGCCATCTGCCCTCCCCCGCACAGATGCTGGTGAAGGTGGTCCGGCAGCTGTGCACGCAGGCGCCCGGCACATCAGTGCTGctcctcagcccccagcccctggggaAGGTGCTGTGCGCCTGTCAGGTGGCCCAGGTGAGGCGAGGCAGCCCCACCCACTCATCTCCCAGCCCAGCTTGCTGATCCCTTGTCTTATTCCTCCCACGTAAGAGAGCCACAGCTGGGTAGAGGTGATCTCTGAGGATGCCCCAGGATGGGGACAGGGCCACCTCCTTGTCCCTAACccacaccctcccaccccaccctcaaagGATTCCCTCAGttcccaccaccccaccctccaggctGCATATTTCTTACAAATAGGTAGCAGCCATTCATCAACCTCTGTACGTGCATTCCCGGCCCATCCGTCTCCTGTCTCCTCACCCACTTACCCACCCCCACCATGTGCCCGGCTTGCAAGAGGGTTCTACTCACTGTGACTCCACTCTCCAGGGTACGCTGAGCgggaggggcagagagggctGCTCTGCATCACTGCCCTTTCTGTTTCTGTCCCCAGAGTGCCACACCGGCCTTCACAGCAGAGGCCTGGGCGCTGGCCGTGTGCAGCCACATGGGGGGCAAAGCCTGGGGCTCTCGAGTGGTGGCCCAGGGCACTGGAAGCACTGCTGACCTGGAAGCTGCCCTCAGTGCAGCACGAGCCTATGCCCTCAACCAGCTCTGAGCAGGCTCATGCAGGGGCTCACACACTGAAGAGACTGCAGCCAGGGCAGTGCCTGGAGCCCTGAAGGAGCCAGCAGAacctccctggaggctcagcagaGGACTCAAGTCTGGAGGCCAAGCAGCTGAGCCAAGAGGGTGCCCTGGGCGGGGACCTGCACAGACACAagaaggtgggggctggggaaggcAGACGTGAGCCTGATCATAGACCCAGCGAGGTGAAGGTGAAGACCTACATGGCTGTTCTGGCTGCGATTGttcattaaaaagtatttttcacaGGATAGGAAGctccagagggcttcccagatagcgctaatggtaaagaactcacctgccaatgcaggagacgtaagagaccgaggtttgatccctgggtcgggaagatcctctagagaagggaatagctacccactccagtattcttgcctggagaatcacatggacagaggagcctggcgggctctgatccatagcgttgcaaagagccagacacgactgaagcgacctggcACACACAGACAGGAAGCTCCAGGACATTCTTTCACCTAAAAAAAGCAGCCTTTTCCATCTCAGCAACCTGACGTGGGTGCCCCATCCCCAATTTGGCCCTTCACACTGGACTAGAAGGCCACCTGGCATCCAGATCTGAACTCCCCTTGTCACCACCACAAGCACTTGGCCAAGCCCACTGTGCCAGCCTGTTCCGAGCACCCACAAAGGCCTCCCTAGCCAAGACTGAAAACTCATGTGAAAGTCATGAGAGCTGGGCAGATCCTGTCTGGTGTCACTTATTTCATTAACAACTTCTCATTTTAATGAAGGCTCTGATGATTTGTTGATAAAATGAgccaacagggacttccctgatggggctgagactccaagctcccaatgcaaagggcttgggtttgatccctgattggggaactacgATCCCGCATGCCACACTATAAACTGAAgaacctgcatgctgcaactaagacccagcagagccaaacaaATAACCCAGCAGGTACTGATCAGTTGCTGAGACTATGGCAAGAAACAAACAGAACTTCCTGCCCTTGTGGTGCTTTCTTGCCGTGGGGAAACAGcaatgaagagaaagaagaaggtaTCAGATGGGGATGAGGTCTATGGAGAGAGCAGACGGGTTGGGAGGATGTGAGCCCCATGGACATCTGAGGGCAGAGTCAGTGCAGAGGCCTGAGGGACAGGTGCAGGCCTTGGGGTCAGAAGGGAGCAGAGCCAAAGCAagcctactcttttttttttaacacatttaaaaaattttttaatttattgttggttgtgctgggtcgtcgttgctgcctgcaggctttctAGTTGGGGCGAGCGGGGCTGCTgtttgttgcagtggcttctcttgtggaccacgggctctggggcacaagggcttcagtgttgcagcatgtgggcccACTCGTGGCGCACAGGCTTCGTTGTTCTGTGACGTGtagagtcttcctggaccagggattcaacccatgcattggcaggcggattctcaccCACAGTACCACCAGAGCAGTCCCGAGCCTTCTCTTTTAAAACAACTTGCAAAGCACctgagctgaagctgaaattgGCAGCTCAGAGCAGGAGGAAGGTGTGGAATGGAGGGCAGTTGTCCTTCCCTCCCAAAGTGAATCCACCCAGGACCAAGCCAGACACCTGAGCTCCACCTGTGTTTGAAGATCTCTGTTGCTGGATGAAGGAAGGGGAACTCCGGGGACCCATCCCCAAGTCAGAGCCTCCCTGGCTGCCAAGTTCTGGGGCCATTTAGTCAAAATTTTAGCACAGAGCAGGCCTTCCTGACAGCATTTATTGCGTGATTGCTCATTCTAATTGAGGCAGTGGTGATTAGTTGGTAAATCACTGATGAGGGCTTGAAAGGGGCCTGGAGCCCCTGGCCTCTGGCTGCTTGCAGTCCTGAGAGGTCACAACTGTGGATCTTAGCAACTGTAGCAGGGGCCACTGTTCAGTACACTGACTGAAAGCCTGTATCTTAACACATAGTCGCTACAGTGAGGatactgggggcgggggggtggggggggttggTGAGTTAACTGAGCTTCTAAGGTGGCAACTTATCCAGGATAACCCAGCTAGTAATCATCAGAACTAAAATTTAAGTTCTGCCTCCAGTGAAACTTCAACCACCCTTGGTTGCTCTTCCCCTCTTGAAGgatgatttccttttctgtgaaagcTGGTCATTTCACAGAAGCTGGTCATTCCTGGTGTCGAGCTTAGGGCTGTGGAGGGAGCACTGTGGAGGCCTGGGGTCTTCCTGCCCGGTGCCACTCAGCCTTGCTGACAGCCTGGAGAAAGGCCGAAGGTGGCTCCAAAGGGATGCTGCAGCCAGTGGTCAGCCGAAGGCCTCAGGAGAGTTCTAAGAACTGCACATGCCCTTCCATCGTCCTCTTCCGGAAGGGAATGGCCACTGGCGCTTTTCCTGGACCGTCTTCACACTCGTCATCCCCACCTCCATTTCCACACAAAAGGCCCGGAGAAGGAAGAGCCCCTTTGCAGTCCAGGAGCCCTGCCCCATCCGCAGCTCCCCGCCTTTCCCCGCAGAAACCCACTGCTCCTAAACATGTCCACAGGACGCACAAACCATGTCCCGCGGTCAGAGTTCCCACTGCCCGCTCTGGGCCCCACACAGTGCCTTAGATGGGGACACGTATTTGCATCGATCCTGGGCCAAGGTGTGCGGCGACAACCGAAGTCCGGGAGCCCTGCCCTCGCACAGCAACGAGCAAAGTAATCCAGCTTGCCGGAGAACGCATGCGCACCCGCCCTTGAGGGCCCGCCCCCTAGCGACGCACGGCGTCCCTAACAACCGGCGTTCGTGGGGACCTGCGGGAAGGCGAGCGCTCAGGTCTCTCTCGGGAACGGTGAGGCAACCTCTGGAGAGAGAACACCCGGCCCCGGTCTCGCCTAGCGGGCTGAGCTCTCTCTGCCCCGACTCCCCCGACAGGGCACGGGAGCACGCCCCAGAGTCCGCCCACCCGGCCGAAATCTGCAGGTGGCCTTGGCTCCCGTGAGAAGGAAGGGCCGGCCTGTACCTATGGGAGGCCCCCACCCCATATGAAGTTGGCCGTGCCTCCTTCCTCCCTACAGCCACTGCAAACCGTCTCTGCGAGTCAGGGAAGGGTCACCCGAGATGGAGAAGGGGAAAGTGGAGTGAGAGTTGGTCATGGGGAAGAGCAGTCCCTAGTTCCAGGGCCCCAGCCTTCCTGGAAAGACAGATCTCTATTCCCAGCTCCTGGGGCTGCAGTCCTTCCCGCAGGTCTAGACGCTTctacacctccctccctcccatgaCAAGGCTGGTTATCCTTGGTCACCAAGGAGAAGGAGGGCCCCTTCACCTCAGGCGGGTTGAGGGAGGGACTTGCTGGCATTTGGAGCTGAGCTTCCCCGGTCGGGTGTCTGAATCAAAGGGTGGAGTTCTTTTTTAAGGCAACAGACCTAAGTGGGCAGTTGGGAGGAAAGCCTGGCCCAGGGGTGTGATAAGTGTGCAGACTGTCTCACCAGCAAAAGACCAGGGGTGCTGGGCCAGAGCTCTGTCAGGGAAGCTTTTTTGCCCCTCTTTTGTGATTCCACAAACTGAATTCCCAAATGGAAATGACTTGGCCTGAGGTGGAGTCTGACACAGTAGGCAGGATAGGGATTGGGGAAATGTAGACAAAAGCCAGGGCCCTGAGGAGCAGCTGACTGAGAAAGCAGGAAGCACCATCAGAGAAGCTGGGGGATACGGGATGTCAAAGCCCAGCCCCGGACAAGGGATGTCCAAGGCCACAGAGGTCCTCACAGAACCTAAGGAAGGCCTGgcacttctgttcagttcagagGAAAAGAGGGGAGGACCAGGGATGTAGTGAGCAGAAAAAGGAGAGGACTTCCCCCTCCCCTAGCATCTTCAACTTTCCCATTTGGGCAGGCAGGTGGAGCCTCTGCCCAAAGCGTTTGGATTTAACTAGGCACTTGAGAAAAATGGAGGAGGTCGGAGACGTTTCTGAGAGGAGGGAAGGTGCAGGAGACTCGAGCACTGAACCCTAGGTCTGGAAGGAACATGGAGGGCCCAACGGGGCAGGAGAGCACAGCTCTGCGGTATCTCTTGGATCCTCTTGGGGCCTCAAAAGCTGAAGTGATCATCAGTTCTGCAGAAGGACCCTGAGACTGCAAGGGACAGGGAGTGAGGGAGCCTGGACTGTTCAGGTCAGCACCGATGAGGGTGACCCCAGCCTCCTACTGGAGAGAGTGGAAAGCCCACTGGAAAAGTGCTATGACAACTGAGTCTGGGCAATTTAGGAAGCAATCCCAAGtgatttgtctctgcttttgtgcAGGGAAGTGAGGAACAGCTTTGGACAGACATGGGTTCAGAGTTTAGCTTCTCCATTTACTATGTGATGCTTAGCAAGTTACTTAAGTTCTCTAAGcctctgtttttctgtttgtgaAATGAGGATAATGGTGTTATAATAACAATATTTGTCAATAATAAGTCTGAACATTTCATAGGTTTATATAGGTACAGCATCTAACATCTTTGTCATGATATCTAACACTTACCTTGAGTGTTGACTCTGGGCCCAACACTATACAGAATGTCTCACACGTGTTTCCTGGTGGTTcggacagcaaagaatctgcctgcaatgcaggagatgcaggagacataggttcagtccttaggtcgggaatatccctggacaagggcacggcaacccactccagtattcttgccaggggaattgcatggacaggggagcctggtgggctgtcatccaTGGGCTCGCCAAGAaccagtcatgactgagtgactgacactttcacttcagggcttcccaggtggcacgaatGGTACagaacctgactgccagtgcagaagacacaagagatgcaggttcaatcctcaggaagatccctgaaagaggaaatggcaacccactccagtattcttgcctggaggattccatggaccgAAGAGCTTGGcggggctacagtacatggggttgcaaagagtcaggcatgactgaagcgacttagcacgcaagcatgcacacacattagcTCCTTTAATCCTCTGGATAATCTTATGAAGTAGGAACCCCAGTTACTATCCCATATTACAGATAAAGAGATGGAGGCTTAATGGGGTTGCATGACTTGCCAGATTCTCCCAGATGTTGGGGACAGAGTGGAGATTGGACCTCAGGCGGTGTAACTCCTGAATCCTGAGCTAGCTGTTAGTTATGCTGCCTCCTCCTGTGCACACACTACTgagggcctgctgggctgctgcatgtgtgcatgctcagtcaagtccaactctttgcgaccccatgcactgtagcccaccaggctcctctgtccgtggaattctcaaggcaacaatactagaatgggttaccatgcccttctccaggggatcttcctgacccagggatctaccctgtgtcttctacattggcatgtagattctttaccactgagccacttggccTAGAATACAATAAATCAGAGCTATGTATAGACAAGGAGGTGGTTCACAGAACACTTGTCCACCATCAAAAATGAGGACAACCCTGCCCAAACTAGGACATCTCGTCCCTTTCTATTGCCTGTGTTTGGGCATGTAGAGAGCAGACCCTAACACTTAACCCTGTGAGTTAAGAACTGAATGTTATTTCAGGACCTG
This genomic window from Bos mutus isolate GX-2022 chromosome 23, NWIPB_WYAK_1.1, whole genome shotgun sequence contains:
- the AARS2 gene encoding alanine--tRNA ligase, mitochondrial isoform X2; the encoded protein is MAASVAAAAGRLRRAIRRSPSWRGLRALSSEAPPIQAAAVRDAFLSFFRDRHGHRLVPSASVRPRGDPSLLFVNAGMNQFKPIFLGTVDPRSEMAGFRRVANSQKCVRAGGRHSDLEDVGRDLSHHTFFEMLGNWAFGGEYFKEEACSMAWELLTQVYGIPEDRLWVSYFGGDPKAGLGPDLESRDIWLSLGVPASRVLSFGPEENFWEMGDTGPCGPCTEIHYDLAGGAGAPQLVELWNLVFMQHNREADGSLQPLPQRHVDTGMGLERLVAVLQGRLSTYDTDLFSPLLDAIHQGCGAPPYSGRIGAADEGRTDTAYRVVADHIRTLSVCIADGVSPGMSGAPLVLRRILRRAVRFSTEVLRAPPGFLGSLVPVVVETLGDAYPELRRSSAQIASLVSEDEAAFLASLQRGRRVIERTLKRLGPSDVFPAEVAWSLSLSGNLGLPLDLVELMLEEKGVPLDTAGLERLAQEEAQHRALQAEPVQEQGLRLNVHTLGELQRRGVPPTNDSPKYSYSLQPGGSYKFGTCEAQVLQLYTEDGTAVASIGDGQRCGLLLDKTNFYAEQGGQASDRGYLVLVGQQDVLFPVARAQVCGGFILHEVVAPERLRVGDQVQLHVDEAWRLSCMEKHTAIHLLNWALRQVLGPGTEQRGSHLNPERLRFDVATQAPLTPEQLRAVEVTVQKAVGRDEAVYMEEVALARTAHVPGLRSLDEVYPDPVRVVSVGVPVAHALDPASQAALHTSVELCCGTHLLRTGAIGDLVIIGERQLVKGITRLLAVNGEQAQQAREVGQRLAQEVEATAARLSQGSRHVAEAHRLSKDMGRLTDAVDTATMPQWQRRELQATLKALQRRANTAVRKLEMGQAAQKTQELLQRHMEGPLIVDTVSTESLSMLVKVVRQLCTQAPGTSVLLLSPQPLGKVLCACQVAQSATPAFTAEAWALAVCSHMGGKAWGSRVVAQGTGSTADLEAALSAARAYALNQL
- the AARS2 gene encoding alanine--tRNA ligase, mitochondrial isoform X4 encodes the protein MAASVAAAAGRLRRAIRRSPSWRGLRALSSEAPPIQAAAVRDAFLSFFRDRHGHRLVPSASVRPRGDPSLLFVNAGMNQFKPIFLGTVDPRSEMAGFRRVANSQKCVRAGGRHSDLEDVGRDLSHHTFFEMLGNWAFGGEYFKEEACSMAWELLTQVYGIPEDRLWVSYFGGDPKAGLGPDLESRDIWLSLGVPASRVLSFGPEENFWEMGDTGPCGPCTEIHYDLAGGAGAPQLVELWNLVFMQHNREADGSLQPLPQRHVDTGMGLERLVAVLQGRLSTYDTDLFSPLLDAIHQGCGAPPYSGRIGAADEGRTDTAYRVVADHIRTLSVCIADGVSPGMSGAPLVLRRILRRAVRFSTEVLRAPPGFLGSLVPVVVETLGDAYPELRRSSAQIASLVSEDEAAFLASLQRGRRVIERTLKRLGPSDVFPAEVAWSLSLSGNLGLPLDLVELMLEEKGVPLDTAGLERLAQEEAQGGQASDRGYLVLVGQQDVLFPVARAQVCGGFILHEVVAPERLRVGDQVQLHVDEAWRLSCMEKHTAIHLLNWALRQVLGPGTEQRGSHLNPERLRFDVATQAPLTPEQLRAVEVTVQKAVGRDEAVYMEEVALARTAHVPGLRSLDEVYPDPVRVVSVGVPVAHALDPASQAALHTSVELCCGTHLLRTGAIGDLVIIGERQLVKGITRLLAVNGEQAQQAREVGQRLAQEVEATAARLSQGSRHVAEAHRLSKDMGRLTDAVDTATMPQWQRRELQATLKALQRRANTAVRKLEMGQAAQKTQELLQRHMEGPLIVDTVSTESLSMLVKVVRQLCTQAPGTSVLLLSPQPLGKVLCACQVAQSATPAFTAEAWALAVCSHMGGKAWGSRVVAQGTGSTADLEAALSAARAYALNQL